In one window of Photobacterium leiognathi DNA:
- a CDS encoding YejL family protein: protein MPITSKYTNKQVEQIIDDVFDVLEKHQTSPELALMVVGDIATNIINANVPAAQRAVIAEKFAKALQTSIKKD from the coding sequence ATGCCAATTACTTCAAAATACACAAATAAACAAGTTGAACAAATTATTGATGACGTGTTCGATGTACTTGAAAAGCATCAAACTTCGCCAGAACTAGCACTAATGGTTGTTGGTGATATTGCGACTAATATCATTAACGCAAACGTGCCAGCTGCTCAACGTGCAGTGATTGCAGAAAAATTTGCTAAAGCTCTGCAGACCTCAATTAAAAAAGACTAA
- a CDS encoding M14 family zinc carboxypeptidase, whose amino-acid sequence MKKQYLSYQDTIDFLTEAMEMYPHLIRLQNIGQTHEDRPIMMVTLSQDVAYADLKPALLYTGTIHAREWIGIELAVNFIQYILDNYPSNPDVVEALTRNTLYMVPCLNPDGFEYSRQHFSFWRKNRRDNKDGTFGVDLNRNFGVNFKRSFDTQSNIYSGPEAFSEPETQAIKRFVEEHKNISIALDYHSQGNVFFPAHKFNHEAEIEGTDLNILCANMAHKIHKVTNRQYGIHRGKPPANLIHGSGREYYYDRGILSSVVEVGSRNIPDYLVNMTQSVNENIPALLYALNSAIDYSELAPSRPENFTIKQVDDTQVELVWNSGEDDSNCYYQIYRSDTPKYHCTPETLIANTSENSFTDSQLQSGHRYFYNLRKVNRVTRIKSPFAPELKIKTNLAKDEFSYTLFPAAEQIGYVGELTKEFNADHFGYNSLFIGVNKTKGICYGVIAFDIDRLPEDAIIKDACFSLYPMNRVGAKIENYGEWSVSILDPEEITNIRSFDQIHQAVPQQTLGDAICSDQITQGIWKSWCFSAIEKQLLQQQLNQGRLLLKIQGPTSLPIGNDSQIMQFDIGYGRFGGGIHYRPSLEVIYTKKTSKVAISASDCHTFTLQEPPQKNVIQCGFDSDENTVFGQVMFSLDCLNQEKEIVITQAYFEIEHEQSREIAQPMRFTVDIAEIDNLDFDSVKNREKIEYLGYEASSIGLSKSPRKSFMFDSSARKHLEDVISSGQPLNLIIRATSASRHKNAMVTWFNCDSEKCPQLVIEYIERRKQPVAAPTDLNATLVDGATKLTWKKPDDPDFVGVYVVRNCFHPPRTPLDGVKLYAGKDEYTFDRFGNANIPKFYSVFSYDNVPNYSEPVTLQFSSDSISPVIFDELEPQDEAEQLYRDGE is encoded by the coding sequence ATGAAAAAACAATATCTCTCTTATCAAGATACGATTGATTTTCTCACCGAGGCAATGGAGATGTATCCTCACTTGATCCGGTTGCAGAATATTGGTCAGACTCATGAAGATCGCCCAATCATGATGGTGACTTTGTCACAAGATGTGGCTTATGCAGATTTGAAGCCCGCATTACTTTATACGGGAACGATTCACGCAAGAGAATGGATTGGTATCGAGTTAGCTGTAAATTTTATTCAGTATATTCTTGATAATTACCCTTCAAATCCCGATGTTGTTGAGGCATTAACGCGGAACACACTCTATATGGTGCCTTGTTTGAACCCTGACGGTTTTGAATATTCAAGACAGCACTTTTCATTTTGGCGCAAAAATAGACGAGATAATAAAGACGGTACCTTTGGTGTTGATTTGAATCGAAACTTTGGCGTGAATTTTAAGCGTAGTTTTGATACTCAGTCGAATATTTATAGTGGACCTGAAGCATTTTCAGAGCCAGAAACACAAGCGATAAAAAGGTTTGTTGAAGAACATAAAAATATCAGTATTGCGTTAGATTATCACTCGCAGGGGAACGTGTTTTTCCCTGCGCATAAGTTTAACCATGAAGCTGAAATTGAAGGGACCGACTTAAATATTTTATGCGCCAATATGGCGCATAAAATTCATAAAGTAACAAACAGACAATATGGCATACATAGAGGTAAGCCACCTGCTAATTTGATCCATGGAAGTGGTCGTGAATACTACTATGATCGCGGGATTCTCTCCAGTGTTGTCGAGGTAGGTAGTCGGAATATACCGGACTATTTAGTTAACATGACGCAAAGTGTGAATGAGAATATTCCTGCTTTGCTTTATGCGTTAAATAGTGCGATTGATTATTCTGAACTTGCGCCATCTCGACCTGAAAACTTCACGATTAAGCAGGTTGATGATACCCAAGTTGAATTAGTTTGGAATAGTGGTGAGGACGATAGTAATTGCTATTATCAAATTTATCGAAGTGATACGCCCAAATACCATTGTACTCCTGAAACCTTAATCGCCAATACTTCCGAAAATAGTTTCACTGATAGCCAATTACAATCTGGTCATCGATACTTTTATAATTTGAGAAAAGTGAATCGGGTGACACGAATAAAATCACCTTTCGCTCCAGAACTGAAGATAAAAACAAATTTGGCAAAAGATGAGTTTTCTTACACCTTATTCCCTGCTGCTGAACAAATTGGCTATGTAGGGGAATTAACAAAAGAGTTTAATGCGGACCATTTTGGGTATAATTCTTTGTTTATTGGTGTCAATAAAACTAAAGGTATCTGTTATGGTGTCATTGCCTTTGATATTGATAGATTGCCCGAAGATGCGATTATTAAAGATGCCTGTTTTTCGCTATATCCAATGAACCGTGTAGGCGCCAAAATAGAAAATTATGGCGAATGGTCAGTTTCTATTCTTGATCCAGAAGAAATTACTAATATTCGAAGTTTTGATCAAATTCATCAAGCTGTACCGCAACAAACTCTAGGTGATGCCATTTGCTCCGATCAAATTACGCAAGGTATTTGGAAGTCTTGGTGTTTCAGTGCGATAGAGAAACAATTACTGCAACAACAATTAAATCAAGGACGTTTACTTCTAAAAATTCAGGGGCCGACTTCGCTTCCTATTGGTAATGATTCCCAAATTATGCAATTTGATATCGGTTATGGCCGTTTTGGTGGTGGTATTCATTACCGCCCAAGTTTGGAAGTTATCTACACCAAAAAAACATCTAAGGTCGCGATATCGGCAAGTGATTGTCATACTTTTACCCTACAAGAACCACCACAAAAGAATGTTATCCAATGTGGCTTTGACAGTGATGAAAATACAGTCTTTGGGCAAGTCATGTTTTCATTAGACTGCCTCAATCAGGAAAAAGAGATTGTTATCACTCAAGCCTATTTTGAGATAGAGCATGAGCAATCGAGAGAGATTGCACAACCAATGCGCTTCACTGTTGATATTGCTGAAATTGATAACCTTGATTTTGATAGCGTAAAAAATCGTGAAAAAATCGAATACCTAGGCTACGAGGCAAGTAGTATCGGTTTATCTAAATCGCCTAGAAAAAGCTTTATGTTTGATAGCTCTGCAAGAAAACATTTAGAAGATGTTATTAGCAGTGGGCAGCCTCTTAATTTGATCATCCGTGCCACTTCGGCGTCAAGGCACAAAAATGCCATGGTGACTTGGTTCAATTGTGATAGTGAAAAATGTCCGCAGTTGGTTATTGAGTACATAGAACGTAGAAAACAACCAGTGGCAGCACCAACAGACTTAAATGCCACACTAGTTGATGGTGCAACGAAATTGACCTGGAAGAAGCCTGACGATCCAGATTTTGTAGGTGTGTATGTGGTAAGAAATTGCTTTCATCCTCCTCGAACACCACTAGACGGTGTAAAGCTTTATGCTGGCAAGGATGAATATACATTTGACCGATTTGGGAATGCGAATATACCGAAATTTTACTCGGTGTTTAGCTATGACAATGTTCCGAATTATTCTGAACCAGTAACATTGCAGTTTAGCAGTGATAGCATTTCACCTGTGATATTTGATGAGTTGGAGCCGCAAGATGAAGCGGAACAGTTATATAGAGACGGTGAATAA
- a CDS encoding nitrous oxide-stimulated promoter family protein → MIVQNNHSVRSQRELNAVKAMIRLYCKTLHRGAIICPECESLIEYVEERVSGCRLGEDKPSCSHCIGHCYQSAKRLQMIHVLRWTFPRYLWRHPIRALQFKLDNLHSAQMSAGKAEIFTKTG, encoded by the coding sequence ATGATAGTTCAAAACAATCATTCAGTTCGTTCGCAACGTGAACTGAACGCAGTGAAAGCGATGATTCGCCTATATTGTAAAACGTTGCACCGTGGGGCAATTATTTGTCCTGAATGTGAAAGTCTTATCGAGTATGTTGAAGAACGTGTTAGCGGTTGTCGGTTAGGTGAGGATAAACCTAGCTGTTCGCATTGTATTGGGCATTGCTATCAATCGGCTAAGCGTTTACAGATGATCCATGTATTGCGTTGGACGTTTCCACGTTACTTATGGCGTCATCCTATCCGGGCGTTACAATTTAAATTAGACAATTTACACAGTGCCCAGATGTCAGCAGGAAAAGCGGAGATCTTTACGAAAACGGGCTAA
- a CDS encoding sensor domain-containing diguanylate cyclase, translated as MKKHVDLFYKNITEQWGNAHSLRTLCELTCRNLMEFFDVQHCQIIVAYKGQWHSLLQLNETGIQYSFPPVIITENNHADIYDTITTQDNKQPFISSSKDFHRAWLPLFRREQRIGWLIIDFPHAANVDLQALGQLRTLLASEIDADLLSQTIKSENSSRRHVEQELRNSQHEQVLLLEQLQAMHSISFMLWRTKSIKEMLFIAVDEGKRQLEIDRMAVFLFDEKHHMHGTYGTDIAGNTTDEYYFESVIPNQWYAARTLKEKEYLAVQENTPLFHDLKQVGFGWSAYIALWDEDTPIGWIACDNLLTGRPFRSYHHQLLKQYGFIISQHLVRHQAEDRLKRLNKDLEKRVLTRTQELNDVNKMLEKMSRLDPLTNIANRRVFDEAIVDEWRRAERHQLPISLLIMDIDHFKQYNDHLGHDAGDLCLKKIANGLANIERRAGSLFARFGGEEFVLLLPGQDSKAAVFAAKKILKAMHDMALPFPHNDNEGTEPIVTLSIGASTTIPTQGSDYKTLFNTADKALYRAKGEGRNCYRLLL; from the coding sequence ATGAAAAAGCACGTTGATCTTTTTTATAAAAACATAACGGAGCAATGGGGAAATGCCCATAGTTTGCGTACTCTCTGTGAGTTGACTTGCCGCAATCTCATGGAGTTTTTTGATGTCCAGCATTGTCAGATCATCGTAGCTTATAAGGGACAGTGGCACTCTTTACTTCAATTAAATGAGACAGGTATTCAGTACAGTTTTCCCCCGGTCATCATTACTGAGAATAATCACGCAGATATTTACGACACCATTACAACACAAGACAATAAACAACCTTTTATTTCCTCTAGTAAAGATTTTCATCGTGCTTGGCTACCACTGTTTCGCCGTGAACAGCGCATAGGTTGGCTAATTATTGATTTTCCACACGCAGCCAACGTTGATCTTCAAGCATTAGGACAACTACGAACATTATTAGCGTCTGAAATTGATGCCGATCTGCTGTCGCAAACCATCAAAAGTGAAAATAGTAGCCGTCGTCATGTTGAGCAGGAATTAAGAAACAGCCAACACGAACAAGTATTACTGCTTGAACAACTCCAAGCAATGCACAGTATTTCGTTTATGCTATGGCGTACAAAATCCATCAAAGAGATGCTGTTTATCGCAGTTGATGAAGGTAAAAGGCAACTCGAAATTGACCGTATGGCAGTATTTTTATTTGATGAAAAACATCATATGCACGGTACCTATGGGACGGATATTGCAGGAAATACGACCGATGAATATTATTTTGAATCGGTTATCCCGAATCAATGGTATGCCGCCCGTACCCTAAAAGAAAAAGAATACCTTGCTGTTCAAGAAAATACGCCTTTATTCCACGATTTAAAGCAGGTCGGCTTTGGTTGGAGTGCCTATATTGCCTTATGGGATGAAGATACCCCTATTGGTTGGATTGCCTGTGATAACTTATTAACGGGGCGTCCATTTAGAAGCTATCACCACCAGCTATTAAAGCAGTATGGCTTTATTATTTCTCAGCATCTTGTTCGTCATCAGGCTGAAGATCGCTTAAAGCGTCTAAATAAAGATCTTGAAAAGCGAGTACTTACACGCACGCAAGAGCTTAATGACGTCAATAAAATGCTAGAAAAAATGTCACGGCTTGACCCACTCACCAATATTGCTAACCGTCGTGTTTTTGATGAAGCCATTGTCGATGAATGGCGACGTGCAGAGCGTCACCAATTACCTATTTCATTATTGATCATGGATATTGACCACTTTAAGCAATATAACGATCACCTAGGCCATGATGCAGGTGATCTCTGTTTAAAGAAAATTGCCAATGGACTGGCTAATATAGAACGCAGAGCAGGCTCTTTATTTGCGCGTTTTGGTGGGGAGGAATTTGTTCTATTACTCCCAGGGCAAGACAGTAAAGCTGCGGTGTTCGCTGCAAAGAAAATCTTAAAAGCCATGCATGATATGGCGTTGCCATTTCCTCATAATGATAATGAGGGTACTGAGCCTATCGTAACACTCAGTATTGGAGCCAGTACCACTATACCAACACAAGGCAGCGACTATAAAACGTTATTTAATACCGCAGATAAAGCCTTATATCGCGCAAAAGGAGAAGGCAGAAACTGTTACCGTCTACTGTTATAA
- a CDS encoding ATP-grasp domain-containing protein gives MERRIGLWMYQNGGGEQIQEQLVSKLNERDISVVTNLDLGNAVAHDGSIFCNDQDMGSLDLFFSYNAGQQTPYQTYLYQTLSTIIPTINNYEAFELTEDKFKTAQLLKRHGINTPDYVVCNKKNIDNLKKHFHFWQGQAICKPINGWGGNGIIKLESERDLDLIYPYIVNQASPQLYLERIIENDFTDYRVDIVDDQFIACYGRKAAEGSWKTNVTSGGNVIQREAPPEVIELALKAARITGLEIAGVDIIYDIEHQKYVVLEVNGIPAFATPEQEKMGINFNAKKVQCIVDLIDRKTRKQSHRSNIVSTNSNVPTDTVFTDFA, from the coding sequence ATGGAACGTCGTATTGGATTATGGATGTATCAAAACGGTGGCGGTGAGCAGATACAGGAGCAATTAGTCTCTAAGCTTAATGAACGAGACATCAGTGTTGTTACCAACCTTGATCTTGGTAATGCGGTAGCTCATGACGGCAGTATTTTCTGTAATGATCAGGATATGGGCTCGTTAGATCTGTTTTTTTCATATAATGCAGGTCAACAAACACCTTATCAAACGTATCTGTATCAAACTCTTAGTACTATTATTCCGACTATTAATAATTATGAAGCATTTGAATTAACAGAAGATAAATTCAAAACCGCTCAATTATTAAAAAGGCATGGTATTAACACGCCAGACTATGTTGTTTGCAATAAAAAAAATATAGATAACTTAAAAAAACATTTTCATTTTTGGCAAGGACAAGCCATTTGTAAACCAATCAATGGCTGGGGAGGTAACGGGATCATCAAACTCGAAAGTGAACGTGATCTTGACTTAATCTATCCTTATATCGTTAATCAAGCATCACCTCAGCTATATCTAGAGCGTATCATTGAGAATGACTTCACTGATTACCGTGTCGATATTGTTGATGATCAGTTTATTGCCTGTTATGGAAGAAAGGCAGCAGAGGGAAGTTGGAAAACAAACGTCACAAGTGGTGGTAATGTCATACAACGAGAAGCTCCGCCAGAGGTTATTGAACTAGCCCTTAAAGCGGCACGTATTACGGGTTTAGAAATTGCGGGCGTTGATATTATTTATGATATAGAGCATCAAAAATATGTTGTTCTCGAAGTTAACGGTATTCCCGCCTTTGCAACACCAGAGCAAGAAAAAATGGGAATCAATTTTAACGCTAAGAAAGTTCAATGCATTGTTGATCTTATTGATAGAAAAACAAGAAAGCAGAGCCATCGTTCAAACATTGTATCCACTAATTCAAACGTTCCTACTGATACTGTTTTCACTGATTTCGCATAA
- a CDS encoding M20 family metallopeptidase encodes MKHDDYLVLKTMMEKNSWTKNKKGVDEYGQLMTGWLKELGMDLQCFQRSEVGNHLLFTSSHKAQSPTLLLLGHLDTVFPPDTFEEVSEDEEWLYGPGACDMKGGNFVALMALRNIYESLGQVQNIDVLLVSDEETGSDDSKSLLRTIAPNYSACIDFEAAGKNHEVVTARKGIATYTINIEGKAAHAGNHFCDGADANLVAAKLLIQLAEQTYLESGTTINVGKINGGIGANTISPHATLTVEARFTSLNEQKRIIDVIPKLVNNYNKDGITLFIDGGLQRDVMVPTSDQAALIDRLSSIIDTPLKTEKRGGVSDANIIAGMGVPTLDGFGPYGDGDHTKHERVSKKSIERRISEVTKILEYYAS; translated from the coding sequence ATGAAACACGATGATTATTTAGTTCTTAAGACAATGATGGAAAAAAATTCTTGGACCAAAAACAAAAAAGGAGTCGATGAATATGGTCAATTGATGACAGGTTGGCTAAAAGAGCTGGGTATGGATCTACAGTGTTTTCAGCGTTCCGAAGTAGGTAATCACCTGCTCTTTACCTCTTCACATAAAGCTCAATCACCAACCCTTCTTCTCCTTGGTCACCTTGATACGGTATTTCCACCAGATACATTTGAAGAAGTCAGTGAGGATGAAGAGTGGCTATACGGACCAGGTGCGTGTGATATGAAAGGTGGGAATTTTGTGGCATTAATGGCACTACGCAATATCTACGAATCACTTGGGCAAGTTCAAAATATAGATGTCTTACTCGTCAGTGATGAAGAAACTGGCAGTGATGATAGTAAGTCTCTACTTCGAACTATTGCGCCGAATTACAGTGCTTGTATTGATTTCGAAGCGGCAGGAAAAAACCATGAAGTAGTAACAGCACGAAAAGGTATTGCTACCTACACTATTAATATTGAGGGTAAAGCAGCGCATGCTGGTAACCATTTTTGCGATGGTGCAGATGCCAATTTAGTCGCAGCAAAACTTCTTATTCAGTTAGCCGAACAAACCTATCTTGAAAGTGGAACCACAATCAATGTCGGAAAAATAAATGGTGGTATTGGTGCCAATACAATATCACCACACGCAACTCTCACCGTAGAAGCTCGCTTTACTAGTCTTAATGAGCAAAAACGAATTATTGATGTTATACCTAAACTCGTTAATAACTATAACAAAGATGGTATTACCCTATTTATTGATGGCGGGTTACAGAGAGATGTTATGGTACCGACATCAGATCAAGCTGCATTAATTGATAGGCTATCGAGCATTATTGATACCCCATTAAAAACTGAAAAACGAGGAGGTGTCAGCGACGCTAATATTATTGCGGGAATGGGTGTACCTACCCTTGATGGCTTTGGTCCTTATGGCGATGGCGATCATACAAAGCATGAGCGAGTATCAAAAAAAAGCATAGAGAGAAGGATCTCAGAGGTGACTAAGATATTAGAATATTATGCTTCGTAA
- a CDS encoding M20 family metallopeptidase, with the protein MSFCLDSYLEELRPLINVDCGTLTFEGINFIADTMAQKYQELGWHIKRVDCGIAGTGLEIRNKPEAKHIDAMLIGHMDTVFPVGTVAARPMTTDETKAYGPGVSDMKSGLLNILYALRGLEQATLDKLSICVCMNPDEEIGSLHSEAWLKSVAVNAKHVFVAEAARADGSLVKARKGMARYRLGFHGKAAHAGNEPENGRSAISEMAHWIIAINELTNFTSGTTFNVGVVKGGAGANIVPDFAEAIVDVRFWDNDEYAVADEKIRALCETPFTADVKVVVEREAHKPSMVPSPQTELLMAQVEAIGKDLGIDITWQAVGGGSDANLTAVLGVPTLDGLGPIGAGFHSADEWLDLTSIEPRIRLLQRILEKLAA; encoded by the coding sequence ATGTCTTTTTGTCTTGATTCTTACCTAGAAGAGCTACGCCCTTTAATTAACGTTGATTGTGGCACTTTAACTTTTGAAGGCATTAACTTTATTGCTGATACCATGGCGCAAAAATACCAAGAGCTTGGTTGGCACATTAAGCGTGTTGATTGCGGTATTGCGGGCACTGGTTTAGAGATTCGTAACAAACCAGAAGCTAAGCATATTGATGCGATGCTAATTGGTCACATGGATACCGTTTTCCCAGTCGGCACTGTAGCCGCTCGCCCTATGACCACTGATGAAACCAAAGCCTATGGCCCAGGTGTTTCAGATATGAAATCTGGCCTATTGAATATCCTTTATGCGCTACGTGGTTTAGAGCAAGCAACATTAGATAAGCTATCTATTTGTGTGTGTATGAACCCAGATGAAGAAATTGGCTCATTACATTCTGAAGCATGGCTTAAAAGCGTTGCCGTTAATGCAAAGCATGTGTTTGTTGCAGAAGCCGCACGTGCTGATGGCTCATTAGTTAAAGCCCGTAAGGGTATGGCACGTTACCGTTTAGGTTTTCACGGTAAAGCCGCACATGCGGGTAACGAGCCTGAAAATGGTCGTAGTGCAATCAGTGAAATGGCACATTGGATCATTGCGATTAATGAACTCACTAACTTCACATCTGGCACTACCTTCAACGTGGGTGTGGTAAAAGGCGGTGCTGGCGCAAACATCGTGCCTGACTTTGCTGAAGCCATTGTTGATGTTCGTTTTTGGGATAACGATGAATATGCAGTAGCTGACGAGAAAATTCGAGCGCTATGTGAAACACCGTTTACTGCTGACGTAAAAGTCGTGGTTGAGCGTGAGGCACATAAACCATCAATGGTACCAAGCCCACAGACCGAGCTATTAATGGCACAAGTTGAAGCAATCGGTAAAGATTTGGGTATTGATATTACATGGCAAGCAGTCGGTGGTGGATCTGACGCTAACCTAACAGCAGTGTTAGGTGTTCCAACATTAGATGGTCTCGGTCCTATTGGTGCAGGTTTCCACAGTGCAGACGAGTGGCTAGATCTGACTTCAATTGAGCCTCGTATTCGTTTACTGCAACGTATCTTAGAAAAACTCGCTGCGTAA
- the yejK gene encoding nucleoid-associated protein YejK, protein MSLTLSNVILHQLTKNDQDELEIHLRNQTLENDASTEDLVAELNRIYSSKGAKGFALFAQDSEFSHWLKQFRQGELDFLTFSNMSAKRLQTELAKYPFAEAGTIVMAEYQSLATDYLFIGMLPTCHSMKVTEQLSISVTDYLDIAKMDIVARIDLSSWETDPDSKRYLTFIKGRVGRKIADFFLDFMQADVGLDVKEQNQVLMQAVEDFCADSRLDKEEKQQYRKQVYDYCNSQLQAGDEVTVKELASELPTSDDGTNFYEFTSKQGYELEESFPADRTAMRKLTKFVGSGGGMTLNFDSMLLGERIFYDAETDTLTIKGTPPNLKDQLLRRLNSDN, encoded by the coding sequence ATGAGCCTTACACTTTCTAATGTCATTCTTCATCAATTGACAAAAAACGACCAAGATGAACTAGAAATACATCTTAGAAATCAGACACTAGAGAACGATGCATCGACAGAAGATCTCGTGGCTGAACTTAACCGCATTTACAGTAGTAAAGGTGCGAAAGGTTTTGCACTTTTTGCTCAAGACAGTGAATTTTCCCATTGGTTAAAGCAATTTCGTCAAGGTGAGTTAGATTTTCTGACTTTTTCTAATATGTCAGCGAAGCGTTTACAAACCGAATTAGCGAAATATCCATTCGCGGAAGCGGGCACAATTGTCATGGCTGAGTATCAGTCACTAGCAACTGATTACCTGTTTATCGGTATGTTGCCTACTTGCCACAGCATGAAGGTGACTGAGCAGCTAAGTATAAGCGTGACCGATTACCTTGATATCGCGAAAATGGATATCGTGGCACGTATCGACTTGTCATCATGGGAAACCGATCCTGACTCGAAACGTTACCTTACTTTTATTAAAGGTCGAGTAGGTCGTAAGATTGCCGATTTCTTCTTAGATTTTATGCAAGCAGATGTTGGCTTGGACGTGAAAGAGCAGAACCAAGTTCTGATGCAGGCGGTTGAAGATTTCTGCGCGGATTCTCGTTTAGATAAAGAAGAAAAGCAGCAATACCGTAAGCAAGTTTACGATTACTGTAATAGTCAGCTACAAGCAGGTGATGAAGTTACGGTTAAAGAGCTTGCAAGTGAACTGCCTACTTCTGATGATGGGACTAACTTCTATGAATTTACTTCTAAACAAGGTTACGAGTTAGAAGAAAGTTTCCCTGCCGATCGTACTGCAATGCGTAAACTGACCAAATTTGTGGGTTCTGGCGGTGGTATGACGCTGAACTTTGATAGCATGTTGTTAGGTGAGCGCATTTTCTATGATGCGGAAACCGATACTTTAACGATTAAAGGTACGCCACCGAACTTAAAAGATCAGTTATTACGTCGTTTAAATTCGGATAACTAA
- a CDS encoding ATP-grasp domain-containing protein, protein MQSVNTTSRPKLGLLYLDHVLRFFDRSNFKGWPDKIEQVTYHWANDKQRFINEVKRKKIDVLIGNIPATAYETFRDISRALPNVKFIPSLDSQFCNKSKENVTHFCHKYQLPIPKTKIFYNVEEALDYINETSYPKIIKRSYGPSNYGGYFVHKVDSADEAVKLFSERRYFPAYIQDFVPMKADIRVMLIGHKPVCAFWRRPPEGEWLTNTSQGGSMDYQAIPEKVLEVAIKASKAAKAEYWACDIAVSHNDEYSILECATAFAAFPYIRDWIGQYLMWQLAPEMFKKPYFPHKNWEELGKIDSSLLRTMRNISFGQASFSTDTGELNPQDKLYALENIQDDLNEEW, encoded by the coding sequence ATGCAAAGCGTTAATACAACTTCTCGACCAAAACTAGGCTTACTTTATTTAGATCATGTCTTACGTTTCTTTGATCGTTCGAATTTCAAAGGTTGGCCGGATAAGATTGAGCAAGTGACTTATCATTGGGCTAATGATAAGCAACGCTTTATCAATGAAGTGAAGAGAAAAAAAATTGATGTACTGATCGGAAACATTCCAGCTACTGCTTACGAAACATTTCGCGATATCTCAAGAGCACTTCCGAATGTGAAGTTTATTCCGTCTTTGGATTCGCAGTTTTGTAATAAATCTAAAGAAAATGTCACTCACTTTTGTCATAAGTATCAACTTCCTATACCTAAAACAAAGATATTTTATAATGTGGAAGAGGCACTTGACTATATCAATGAGACCAGTTATCCGAAAATTATTAAGCGTTCATATGGACCATCAAACTACGGTGGGTATTTTGTCCACAAAGTAGATAGTGCTGATGAGGCAGTAAAGCTATTTTCTGAACGTCGTTATTTTCCTGCTTATATTCAAGATTTTGTTCCAATGAAAGCGGATATTCGTGTGATGTTGATTGGGCATAAACCTGTGTGTGCTTTTTGGCGTAGGCCGCCAGAAGGAGAGTGGCTAACCAATACTAGCCAAGGTGGCAGTATGGATTATCAAGCCATTCCAGAGAAAGTGCTGGAAGTCGCAATTAAAGCATCTAAAGCTGCGAAAGCTGAATATTGGGCATGTGATATTGCAGTGAGTCATAACGATGAATACAGTATTTTAGAATGTGCAACGGCGTTTGCTGCTTTCCCTTATATTCGTGATTGGATTGGGCAATATCTAATGTGGCAACTGGCGCCTGAGATGTTTAAAAAGCCTTACTTCCCTCATAAAAACTGGGAGGAGTTGGGAAAAATTGATTCCTCGCTATTGAGAACGATGCGTAATATCTCATTTGGACAAGCGTCGTTTTCAACGGATACGGGTGAATTAAATCCTCAAGATAAGTTATATGCGCTAGAAAACATCCAAGATGATCTTAATGAAGAGTGGTAA